Proteins encoded together in one Camelina sativa cultivar DH55 chromosome 9, Cs, whole genome shotgun sequence window:
- the LOC104714189 gene encoding DNA repair protein recA homolog 1, chloroplastic: MESCLELSLKLNPCLTPLTPLHPFTPCSYSPPLRLSSSYSRRLYSQVTVNAARKLNQNVSSEFDDRINGALSPDADSRFLDRQKALEAAMNDINSSFGKGSVTRLGSAGGALVETFPSGILTLDLALGGGLPKGRVVEIYGPESSGKTTLALHAIAEVQKLGGNAMLVDAEHAFDPTYSKALGVDVENLIVCQPDNGEMALETADRMCRSGAVDLICVDSVSALTPRAEIEGEIGMQQMGLQARLMSQALRKMSGNASKAGCTLIFLNQIRYKIGVYYGNPEVTSGGIALKFFASVRLEIRSAGKIKSSKGDEDIGLRARVRVQKSKVSRPYRQAEFEIMFGEGVSKLGCVLDCAEIMEVVVKKGSWYSYEDQRLGQGREKALQHLRENPSLQEEIEKKVRLLMLDGEVHRSTPLVRSSSSPASHHEEEEDSLDDFQ, translated from the exons atGGAATCATGCCTAGAATTGTCTCTGAAGCTAAATCCTTGCCTCACTCCTCTTACTCCGCTCCACCCATTCACGCCATGTTCGTATTCGCCGCCGCTCCGTCTCTCTTCTTCCTACTCCCGCCGCCTCTATTCTCAGGTCACCGTCAACGCCGCGAGGAAACTCAACCAAAACGTCAGTTCTGAATTCGATGATAGAATCAACGGCGCTTTATCTCCCGACGCCGATTCCCGCTTCCTCGACCGT CAAAAGGCGTTAGAGGCAGCTATGAATGACATCAACAGCTCATTTGGTAAAGGAAGTGTTACAAGATTGGGGAGTGCTGGTGGAGCACTAGT GGAAACTTTTCCGAGTGGTATATTAACTCTTGATCTTGCCTTAGGTGGAGGCCTGCCGAAGGGTCGTGTAGTTGAG ATATATGGACCAGAAAGTAGTGGCAAGACCACGCTAGCACTCCATGCTATTGCTGAAGTGCAG AAGCTTGGAGGCAATGCAATGCTTGTGGATGCAGAGCATGCCTTTGATCCAACGTACTCTAAAGCATTAGGTGTTGATGTAGAGAACTTGATAGTGTGCCAGCCAGACAATGGCGAAATGGCTTTAGAAA CTGCAGACCGTATGTGTCGCTCAGGTGCGGTTGACCTTATTTGTGTTGATTCTGTTTCAGCACTTACTCCACGAGCTGAGATTGAA GGTGAGATTGGAATGCAGCAAATGGGTTTGCAAGCTCGTCTTATGAGTCAAGCTCTTCGTAAAATGTCAGGAAACGCCTCTAAAGCTGGTTGTACGCTTATTTTCCTAAACCAAATAAGATACAAG ATTGGCGTGTACTATGGGAATCCGGAGGTGACAAGTGGAGGCATTGCGTTGAAGTTCTTTGCATCAGTCCGGCTAGAAATTCGTTCTGCTGGGAAGATCAAATCT AGCAAAGGGGATGAAGATATTGGTCTTCGAGCTCGTGTAAGAGTGCAGAAAAGCAAG GTGTCAAGGCCGTATAGGCAAGCAGAGTTTGAGATTATGTTTGGGGAAGGAGTCAGTAAACTG GGATGCGTTCTTGATTGTGCTGAAATAATGGAGGTTGTGGTGAAGAAAGGTTCTTGGTACAGCTATGAAGACCAAAG GCTCGGGCAAGGAAGAGAGAAAGCACTGCAACACTTAAGGGAAAACCCTTCTCTTCAAGAAGAAATTGAGAAG AAAGTGAGATTATTGATGTTAGATGGAGAAGTTCATCGATCAACTCCTTTGGTGAGGAGCAGCTCTTCCCCGGCTTCgcatcatgaagaagaagaagactcgcTTGACGATTTCCAATGA